A section of the Streptomyces sp. NBC_00178 genome encodes:
- a CDS encoding phage tail protein — MSLSQGDALTTHNFGLQIDGVMVEYLHAVGEVGMEQDVIEYQQVSANGQPITRKMPGVKRAGETTVTRGMEQSTAFTEWINASLRGDMGAARKNASIIYMDYQYNPVRRQHLRNAWCSKVMGAAATAGEASVMTETVTIVYEELVTE; from the coding sequence ATGAGTCTCTCCCAGGGTGACGCCCTCACCACCCACAACTTCGGCCTCCAGATCGACGGAGTCATGGTCGAGTACCTCCACGCCGTCGGCGAGGTGGGGATGGAACAGGACGTCATCGAGTACCAGCAGGTCTCCGCGAACGGCCAGCCGATCACCCGGAAGATGCCCGGCGTGAAGCGGGCCGGCGAGACCACCGTCACGCGCGGCATGGAGCAGTCCACCGCGTTCACCGAGTGGATCAACGCGTCGCTGCGCGGCGACATGGGCGCCGCCCGCAAGAACGCGAGCATCATCTACATGGACTACCAGTACAACCCGGTCCGGCGTCAGCACCTGCGCAACGCCTGGTGTTCCAAGGTGATGGGCGCCGCGGCGACGGCGGGCGAGGCCTCCGTGATGACCGAGACCGTCACCATCGTCTACGAAGAGCTGGTCACCGAGTAA
- a CDS encoding phage tail sheath family protein, with product MPSYLSPGVYVEEVASGSRPIEGVGTSVAAFVGLAPDGPLNEPTLVTNWTQYVASFGEFTDGYFLAHSVYGFFNNGGSAAYVVRVGGVPGGVAGTQGEAGTQRGRSAVAGGAAPAALTAGEPAALGTFKVSAVAQGESGTLSVEVTDAEGEGPAERFRLIVKDGTKPVETFDVSAKKSARNYVVTQVRERSALISVQEGAAASQLARPDNQTVAIDAPVAAAQAPAVPDAEQGESVGIAEYLGDSSDRTGFGGLEAVDEISMVAVPDLMAAYQRGAIDLEAVKAVQLGLIAHCELMGDRLAIIDPPPGLNARQVRVWRQETSNYDSKYAALYYPWIKVFDPAGGQTRLIPPSGHIAGIWARNDSERGVHKAPANEVVRGAVDLEMQITRGEQDLLNPIGVNCIRTFPGRGIRVWGARTLSSDPAWRYLNVRRYFNYLEESILNGTQWVVFEPNDQALWARIRRNISAFLVTEWRSGALFGATPEDAYYVKCDAETNPPESVDLGRVICQIGVSPVKPAEFVIFRLAQFSGGSGELEE from the coding sequence ATGCCGTCTTATCTGTCGCCGGGCGTGTACGTGGAAGAGGTGGCCAGCGGCTCCCGCCCGATCGAGGGGGTCGGCACCTCGGTGGCTGCTTTCGTCGGGCTGGCACCCGACGGACCCCTGAACGAGCCGACGCTCGTCACCAACTGGACCCAGTACGTCGCCTCCTTCGGCGAGTTCACCGACGGCTACTTCCTGGCGCACTCGGTGTACGGCTTCTTCAACAACGGCGGGTCGGCCGCCTACGTGGTCCGCGTGGGCGGGGTGCCCGGCGGTGTGGCGGGAACGCAGGGCGAAGCCGGAACGCAGCGCGGCCGGTCGGCCGTCGCCGGCGGTGCGGCGCCCGCGGCGCTGACGGCCGGGGAGCCGGCGGCCCTCGGGACGTTCAAGGTGTCGGCCGTCGCCCAGGGTGAGAGCGGCACGCTCAGCGTCGAGGTCACGGACGCCGAGGGCGAGGGCCCCGCCGAGCGTTTCCGTCTGATCGTCAAGGACGGCACCAAGCCCGTCGAGACCTTCGACGTCTCGGCGAAGAAGAGCGCCCGCAACTACGTGGTGACCCAGGTCAGGGAACGCTCCGCGCTGATCTCCGTGCAGGAGGGGGCCGCGGCGTCGCAACTCGCCCGCCCCGACAACCAGACGGTCGCGATCGACGCACCCGTGGCCGCCGCGCAGGCCCCCGCCGTCCCGGACGCGGAACAGGGCGAGTCCGTCGGCATCGCCGAGTACCTGGGCGACTCCTCGGACCGCACCGGCTTCGGCGGCCTCGAGGCGGTGGACGAGATCTCGATGGTCGCCGTCCCCGACCTGATGGCCGCCTACCAGCGCGGCGCGATCGACCTGGAGGCCGTGAAGGCCGTCCAGCTCGGTCTGATCGCCCACTGCGAACTGATGGGCGACCGGCTGGCGATCATCGACCCGCCGCCCGGCCTCAACGCCCGGCAGGTCCGGGTGTGGCGCCAGGAGACGTCCAACTACGACTCCAAGTACGCCGCGCTGTACTACCCGTGGATCAAGGTCTTCGACCCGGCGGGCGGCCAGACCCGGCTGATCCCGCCGAGCGGTCACATCGCCGGCATCTGGGCCCGCAACGACTCCGAGCGCGGTGTGCACAAGGCCCCCGCCAACGAGGTCGTACGCGGCGCGGTCGACCTGGAGATGCAGATCACCCGGGGAGAGCAGGACCTGCTCAACCCGATCGGGGTCAACTGCATCCGCACCTTCCCCGGCCGCGGCATCCGCGTCTGGGGCGCGCGCACCCTCTCCTCCGACCCGGCCTGGCGCTACCTCAACGTCCGCAGGTACTTCAACTACCTGGAGGAGTCGATCCTCAACGGCACGCAGTGGGTGGTGTTCGAGCCCAACGACCAGGCGCTGTGGGCCCGGATCAGGCGGAACATCTCCGCGTTCCTGGTGACCGAGTGGCGCAGCGGCGCACTGTTCGGCGCCACGCCGGAGGACGCCTACTACGTGAAGTGCGACGCCGAGACCAACCCGCCGGAGTCCGTGGACCTGGGACGCGTCATCTGCCAGATCGGTGTCTCACCGGTCAAGCCCGCCGAGTTCGTGATCTTCCGGCTGGCGCAGTTCTCCGGCGGCTCCGGTGAGCTGGAGGAGTAG